A window of Hevea brasiliensis isolate MT/VB/25A 57/8 chromosome 14, ASM3005281v1, whole genome shotgun sequence contains these coding sequences:
- the LOC110656822 gene encoding uncharacterized protein LOC110656822 isoform X3 has translation MMDAMLLPNLRQTDIIYYKEVRFLWAEWTSYPYGLAFARKKQLVHMLKQDIPGVSWTNNASYLRMFSSKYRAQFHIQTPFCL, from the exons ATGATGGATGCAATGCTTTTGCCCAACTTGAGGCAAACGGACATCATTTATTACAAAGAAGTTAG GTTTCTGTGGGCAGAGTGGACTTCTTATCCCTATGGATTAGCTTTTGCCAG GAAGAAACAATTGGTTCACATGCTGAAGCAG GATATTCCCGGAGTTTCTTGGACCAACAATGCGAGTTATTTGAGAATGTTTTCCTCAAAATACAGAGCTCAATTCCACATTCAAACACCATTCTGCCTATGA
- the LOC110659998 gene encoding peptidyl-prolyl cis-trans isomerase FKBP42 isoform X2: MEVVQEQQSEPIGQEDENEIVTENAAFVHSDPPQVGDGPPTVDSEVEILHEKVTKQIIKEGHGQKPTKYSTCFLHYRAWTESTQHKFDDTWHELRPVEMIIGKEKKEMAGLAIGVSNMKAGERALLQVGWELGYGKEGSFSFPNVPPMADIIYEVELIGFDETKEGKARGDMTAEERIGAADRRKMDGNALFKEEKLEEAMQQYEMAIAYLGDDFMFQLFGKYRDMALAVKNPCHLNMAACLIKLKRYEEAIGQCSIVLGEDENNVKALFRRGKARAELGQTDAAREDFQKARKFAPEDKAIAREMRLIAQHEKAVYQKQKEIYKGIFGPPPQPKPKHTNLVIRIWQWLLSIFYCLFKRQRHKSD; encoded by the exons ATGGAGGTTGTTCAAGAGCAGCAAAGTGAACCGATCG GCCAAGAAGATGAAAATGAAATAGTTACTGAAAACGCTGCTTTTGTGCATAGTGATCCTCCTCAAGTTGGTGATGGTCCCCCAACAGTTGATTCTGAGGTTGAAATCCTACATGAGAAAGTCACTAAACAAATCATTAAGGAAGGACATGGCCAGAAGCCAACCAAATATTCAACATGCTTCT TGCACTACAGAGCATGGACTGAAAGCACCCAGCACAAATTTGATGATACATGGCATGAACTGCGACCAGTTGAAATGATTATAGGAAAAG AGAAGAAAGAAATGGCGGGTTTAGCTATTGGTGTGTCCAATATGAAGGCTGGTGAACGTGCCCTTCTACAAGTGGGCTGGGAATTAGGATATGGGAAAGAAGGGAGCTTTTCTTTCCCAAATGTTCCACCAATGGCAGATATAATATATGAAGTTGAGCTTATTGGTTTTGATGAAACCAAAGAA GGGAAAGCTCGTGGTGACATGACTGCGGAAGAGAGGATTGGAGCAGCAGATCGAAGAAAAATGGATGGAAATGCtttatttaaagaggagaaacttGAGGAGGCCATGCAACAATATGAAATG GCCATTGCTTATTTGGGTGATGACTTCATGTTCCAATTGTTTGGCAAATATCGGGACATGGCATTGGCAGTTAAGAATCCTTGCCACCTTAACATGGCAGCATGTCTGATAAAGCTTAAACGCTATGAAGAAGCCATTGGGCAATGCAGTATT GTATTAGGAGAGGATGAAAACAATGTAAAAGCACTGTTCAGAAGGGGAAAGGCCAGAGCAGAACTTGGGCAAACAGATGCTGCCCGTGAAGATTTTCAAAAGGCACGTAAATTTGCACCTGAAGACAAGGCAATTGCGAGGGAGATGCGTTTGATAGCTCAACATGAAAAGGCTGTATATCAAAAACAAAAGGAGATATACAAGGGAATTTTCGGACCACCACCACAGCCAAAACCTAAGCACACAAATTTGGTAATCCGCATTTGGCAATGGTTGCTGTCAATATTCTACTGCCTCTTTAAGCGTCAAAGGCACAAATCGGACTAG
- the LOC110656822 gene encoding uncharacterized protein LOC110656822 isoform X1: MQVSVGRVDFLSLWISFCQAQSKCVVYIKSLGYRGSVRIVVQRIQENREFWSGSFEIISLTMLTKCLNTTKSKNLSTTPTEKEVPSATKMMRSSGCWEVMSIFSMKKQLVHMLKQDIPGVSWTNNASYLRMFSSKYRAQFHIQTPFCL; this comes from the exons ATGCAGGTTTCTGTGGGCAGAGTGGACTTCTTATCCCTATGGATTAGCTTTTGCCAG GCACAAAGCAAATGTGTAGTTTACATCAAAT CATTAGGTTATAGAGGGAGTGTTAGAATAGTAGTGCAGAGAATACAAGAAAACAGAGAATTTTGGAGTGGAAGCTTTGAAATCATCTCACTTACAATGCTTACAAAATGTTTAAATACAACAAAAAGTAAAAATCTATCAACTACTCCAACAGAAAAGGAGGTGCCTTCTGCTACCAAAATGATGAGATCATCAGGATGCTGGGAAGTCATGAGCATTTTCTCAAT GAAGAAACAATTGGTTCACATGCTGAAGCAG GATATTCCCGGAGTTTCTTGGACCAACAATGCGAGTTATTTGAGAATGTTTTCCTCAAAATACAGAGCTCAATTCCACATTCAAACACCATTCTGCCTATGA
- the LOC110659998 gene encoding peptidyl-prolyl cis-trans isomerase FKBP42 isoform X1, whose protein sequence is MEVVQEQQSEPIAGQEDENEIVTENAAFVHSDPPQVGDGPPTVDSEVEILHEKVTKQIIKEGHGQKPTKYSTCFLHYRAWTESTQHKFDDTWHELRPVEMIIGKEKKEMAGLAIGVSNMKAGERALLQVGWELGYGKEGSFSFPNVPPMADIIYEVELIGFDETKEGKARGDMTAEERIGAADRRKMDGNALFKEEKLEEAMQQYEMAIAYLGDDFMFQLFGKYRDMALAVKNPCHLNMAACLIKLKRYEEAIGQCSIVLGEDENNVKALFRRGKARAELGQTDAAREDFQKARKFAPEDKAIAREMRLIAQHEKAVYQKQKEIYKGIFGPPPQPKPKHTNLVIRIWQWLLSIFYCLFKRQRHKSD, encoded by the exons ATGGAGGTTGTTCAAGAGCAGCAAAGTGAACCGATCG CAGGCCAAGAAGATGAAAATGAAATAGTTACTGAAAACGCTGCTTTTGTGCATAGTGATCCTCCTCAAGTTGGTGATGGTCCCCCAACAGTTGATTCTGAGGTTGAAATCCTACATGAGAAAGTCACTAAACAAATCATTAAGGAAGGACATGGCCAGAAGCCAACCAAATATTCAACATGCTTCT TGCACTACAGAGCATGGACTGAAAGCACCCAGCACAAATTTGATGATACATGGCATGAACTGCGACCAGTTGAAATGATTATAGGAAAAG AGAAGAAAGAAATGGCGGGTTTAGCTATTGGTGTGTCCAATATGAAGGCTGGTGAACGTGCCCTTCTACAAGTGGGCTGGGAATTAGGATATGGGAAAGAAGGGAGCTTTTCTTTCCCAAATGTTCCACCAATGGCAGATATAATATATGAAGTTGAGCTTATTGGTTTTGATGAAACCAAAGAA GGGAAAGCTCGTGGTGACATGACTGCGGAAGAGAGGATTGGAGCAGCAGATCGAAGAAAAATGGATGGAAATGCtttatttaaagaggagaaacttGAGGAGGCCATGCAACAATATGAAATG GCCATTGCTTATTTGGGTGATGACTTCATGTTCCAATTGTTTGGCAAATATCGGGACATGGCATTGGCAGTTAAGAATCCTTGCCACCTTAACATGGCAGCATGTCTGATAAAGCTTAAACGCTATGAAGAAGCCATTGGGCAATGCAGTATT GTATTAGGAGAGGATGAAAACAATGTAAAAGCACTGTTCAGAAGGGGAAAGGCCAGAGCAGAACTTGGGCAAACAGATGCTGCCCGTGAAGATTTTCAAAAGGCACGTAAATTTGCACCTGAAGACAAGGCAATTGCGAGGGAGATGCGTTTGATAGCTCAACATGAAAAGGCTGTATATCAAAAACAAAAGGAGATATACAAGGGAATTTTCGGACCACCACCACAGCCAAAACCTAAGCACACAAATTTGGTAATCCGCATTTGGCAATGGTTGCTGTCAATATTCTACTGCCTCTTTAAGCGTCAAAGGCACAAATCGGACTAG
- the LOC110656821 gene encoding DNA topoisomerase 2, whose product MAEIKTMPLMTSNNANIGVPQKTIEETYQKKSQLEHILLRPDTYIGSIEKHTQNLWVYEDEKMVHRQVTYVPGLYKIFDEILVNAADNKQRDPTMDSVKVVIDVENNLISVYNNGDGVPVEIHKEEGVHVPELIFGHLLTSSNYDDTMKKTTGGRNGYGAKLTNIFSTEFVIETADGKRQKKYKQVFSNNMGKKSEPCIKKCKEGENWTKVSFKPDLAKFNMTTLEEDVVALMKKRVVDLAGCLGNTVKVELNGKRVPIKSFQDYVKLYLESDSESKDAPKSFYQKVSERWEICVSITEGQFQQVSFVNGIATIKGGTHVDYITNQITNYVVGVVNKKHKNANIKGHNVKNYLWVFVNALIDNPAFDSQTKETLTLRQSNFGSKCELPEDFLKKVAKSDIVDNLLSWAKFKQDKELKKSDGTKRGRVNIPKLEDANEAGTKNSHKCTLILTEGDSAKALAISGLGALPQEIRDLYGVFPLRGKLLNVREATSKQLNENKEIESIKKILGLQQNKHYDGVKPLRYGHLMIMTDQDYDGSHIKGLLINFIYYFWPSLLKVPSFLLEFITPIVKATHSNGNVLSFYTMPEYYSWKESLGNASGWTIKYYKGLGTNDKREGKEYFRDIEKHKKDFIWADDQDGNAIELAFSKKKIEERKNWLRQYQPGTHLDQKMKLIKYSDFINKELILFSVADVQRSIPSMIDGLKPAQRKILFSCFKRNLVKDIKVSQFQGYVSEKAAYHHGDQSLNGTIIGMAQNFIGSNNINLLAPKGQFGTRCMGGKDHASPRYIFTCLSPITRFLFPKDDDKFLDYLEEDGLSIEPTWYVPIIPLVLVNGCEGIGTGWSTSVPNYNPRDIVANVRRLLNGESMEPMHPWYRGFKGTIEKGASRESGVTYTVNGLMEEVNETTLRITELPIRRWTDDYKEFLNSMVEGTRDEKGNLPKDAFIKDFKKYGDDETVCFEVLLSEEKMKEAKDEGLLKKFKLTTSISTNNMHLFDQKGMIKKYGSPEEILEEFFHYRFAYYEKRKTLKLADLEKELLKLENKVRFILGVVKGEIVVSNRKRADLLRELQQKGFTPFPKNISAEAVVAGAADDTEEPEESIDETEANPKNVQASDYEYLLSMPIGTLTLEKVQKLCDDKDKINEEVIILRNTTPKDLWMRDLDAFESQLEKFEAEEREERQKSTSEVNGQGGFRVSRQAPKNPRKYNKTGKNAVAAETMGKSTSASMETETAPEVVKPRGKAGSRNAPAKKVCLASYMIIIRSQTT is encoded by the exons ATGGCAGAGATCAAAACGATGCCGTTAATGACTAGCAACAATGCGAACATCGGGGTCCCGCAGAAGACCATAGAAGAAACCTACCAGAAGAAGAGCCAACTGGAGCACATCCTGCTCCGACCCGATACCTACATCGGATCGATCGAGAAGCACACCCAAAACCTCTGGGTCTACGAGGATGAGAAAATGGTGCACCGCCAGGTGACCTATGTTCCAGGCCTTTACAAGATCTTCGATGAAATCTTGGTCAATGCTGCTGATAACAAGCAGAGGGATCCCACCATGGATTCCGTGAAGGTGGTGATTGATGTGGAAAACAATTTGATCAGCGTTTATAACAATGGCGATGGGGTTCCAGTGGAGATTCATAAGGAGGAGGGCGTGCATGTGCCGGAGTTGATTTTTGGGCACTTGTTAACCAGCAGTAACTATGATGACACGATGAAGAAGACCACCGGAGGGAGAAATGGGTATGGAGCCAAGCTTACAAATATTTTCTCCACAGAGTTTGTTATTGAGACTGCTGATGGGAAGCGGCAAAAGAAATATAAGCAG GTTTTCTCAAACAACATGGGGAAGAAATCTGAGCCTTGCATTAAAAAATGCAAGGAGGGTGAGAATTGGACAAAGGTCTCATTTAAGCCTGATTTAGCAAAATTTAACATGACTACGCTTGAAGAGGATGTGGTCGCTTTGATGAAAAAGCGAGTTGTCGACTTGGCCGGTTGTCTTGGAAACACTGTGAAGGTTGAGCTAAATGGGAAGCGGGTTCCTATTAAATCATTCCAGGATTATGTTAAATTGTACCTGGAGTCTGACTCAGAATCCAAGGATGCTCCTAAAAG CTTCTATCAAAAGGTAAGTGAAAGGTGGGAGATATGCGTGAGTATTACTGAGGGGCAGTTCCAACAG GTTAGCTTTGTTAATGGGATTGCAACAATCAAGGGTGGAACTCATGTGGATTACATCACTAACCAGATTACTAATTATGTGGTGGGCGTTGTAAATAAAAAGCACAAGAATGCCAACATCAAAGGGCACAATGTGAAGAACTATTTGTGGGTTTTTGTCAATGCTCTCATTGATAATCCTGCTTTTGATTCtcaaaccaaggaaactctgacTCTTCGTCAGAGCAATTTTGGGTCCAAATGTGAACTTCCTGAAGACTTTTTGAAGAAAg TAGCGAAGTCTGATATTGTGGATAACCTACTGTCATGGGCGAAATTCAAGCAGGACAAAGAGCTTAAGAAATCTGATGGAACAAAGAGAGGGAGGGTTAATATTCCAAAGCTGGAGGATGCCAATGAGGCTGGAACAAAAAACTCTCATAAATGTACATTGATTTTGACAGAAGGAGACTCTGCAAAGGCTCTTGCT ATATCTGGTTTAGGTGCGCTGCCCCAAGAGATTCGGGACCTGTATGGTGTGTTCCCTTTGAGAGGTAAATTACTCAATGTACGGGAAGCCACCTCTAAACAGCTTAATGAGAATAAGGAAATTGAAAGTATCAAGAAGATTCTAGGGTTACAGCAAAATAAGCATTACGATGGTGTCAAGCCTTTGAGATACGGTCATCTGATGATAATGACAGACCAG GATTATGATGGCTCTCACATTAAGGGCCTGTTGATCAACTTCATTTATTATTTCTGGCCATCATTACTGAAAGTTCCATCTTTCTTGCTTGAGTTTATAACTCCTATTGTGAAG GCAACTCATAGCAATGGAAATgttttatccttttataccatgcCTGAGTACTATTCATGGAAGGAAAGTTTGGGGAATGCAAGTGGCTGGACTATCAAGTACTATAAG GGGTTAGGAACAAATGATAAAAGAGAAGGGAAGGAATATTTTAGAGATATTGAGAAGCACAAGAAAGATTTTATTTGGGCAGATGACCAAGATGGGAATGCAATAGAGCTTGCATTCAGTAAGAAGAAGATCGAAGAAAGGAAGAATTGGCTTCGACAATATCAG CCTGGCACTCACCTTGATCAGAAAATGAAGCTCATAAAATACAGCGACTTCATTAACAAGGAGCTTATTTTGTTTTCTGTGGCTGATGTCCAAAGATCTATTCCATCTATGATTGATGGTCTGAAGCCAGCTCAAAGGAAGAtccttttcagttgtttcaaGAGGAATTTGGTCAAAGACATAAAAGTTTCCCAGTTTCAAGGTTATGTATCCGAGAAGGCTGCTTACCACCATGGTGATCAAAGTCTTAATGGTACAATCATTGGCATGGCACAGAATTTTATTGGCAGTAATAACATCAACCTTCTTGCACCAAAAGGGCAATTTGGCACTCGTTGCATG GGAGGCAAAGATCATGCAAGTCCAAGGTATATTTTCACTTGTCTTTCTCCTATTACAAGGTTCCTATTCCCCAAGGATGATGACAAATTTCTTGACTACTTAGAAGAAGATGGTCTTTCTATTGAACCCAcatg GTATGTCCCAATTATACCCCTTGTTCTTGTGAATGGTTGTGAAGGAATTGGCACTGGCTGGAGCACTTCCGTTCCCAATTATAACCCAAGAGATATTGTTGCAAATGTGAGgcgcttgttgaatggtgaatcAATGGAACCTATGCATCCTTGGTATAGGGGGTTTAAAGGAACAATTGAAAAAGGTGCATCAAGGGAAAGCGGGGTTACCTATACAGTCAATGGACTCATGGAGGAAGTGAATGAAACAACACTTAGGATCACAGAATTGCCAATCCGTAGGTGGACTGATGATTACAAGGAATTTCTGAATTCCATGGTAGAAGGTACTAGAGATGAGAAGGGCAACTTACCCAAGGATGCGTTTATCAAG GATTTCAAGAAATATGGAGATGATGAAACTGTATGTTTTGAAGTGCTCTTGTCAGAGGAGAAGATGAAGGAAGCCAAGGACGAGGGTTTACTTAAGAAATTTAAACTAACTACTTCAATCAGCACAAATAATATGCACCTCTTCGATCAAAAAGGCATGATTAAGAAATATGGCAGCCCAGAAGAAA TTCTTGAGGAATTTTTTCACTACAGGTTTGCTTATTATGAAAAAAGGAAG ACATTAAAACTTGCTGATTTGGAAAAGGAGTTGCTGAAATTGGAAAACAAAGTGAGGTTTATCCTTGGAGTTGTGAAGGGGGAAATTGTAGTGAGCAATAGGAAGAGAGCTGATCTGCTCCGGGAGCTACAACAGAAAGGTTTCACTCCTTTCCCAAAGAATATATCTGCCGAAGCAGTGGTTGCTGGGGCAGCTGATGATACAGAAGAACCAGAAGAGAGCATAGATGAAACGGAAGCAAACCCCAAGAATGTACAGGCTAGTGACTACGAGTATCTGCTTTCCATGCCTATTGGAACCTTGACCCTTGAGAAGGTTCAAAAGTTGTGCGATGACAAGGATAAAATCAATGAAGAAGTTATAATTTTGAGAAACACAACTCCAAAGGATTTATGGATGAGAGACCTTGATGCTTTTGAGAGCCAACTTGAA AAATTTGAAGCTGAAGAAAGGGAGGAAAGGCAGAAGTCAACAAGTGAAGTAAATGGTCAAGGTGGTTTTAGGGTTTCAAGACAAGCACCAAAAAATCCAAGAAAGTATAATAAGACAGGCAAAAATGCAGTAGCTGCAGAAACCATGGGAAAATCAACCAGTGCTTCAATGGAAACAG AAACCGCTCCTGAGGTAGTAAAACCAAGAGGAAAAGCAGGTTCAAGGAATGCTCCTGCTAAAAAGGTATGTCTTGCTTCTTATATGATCATAATTAGATCTCAAACAACTTAA
- the LOC131173183 gene encoding protein OBERON 4-like produces the protein MKRLRSSDDLDSYNEKGSAKDSNPSRSSRSFYYKSDNVRKGLMSTSSSSSRYDRDRSMDDDSRESSRMVRKRSDHDFDSFDRRKGVGVGFDRYSSREGYGGGGVGGGSDRNIHRSESFCGSRREFPKGFRSERDRSRREGSVSSWRRFGSGNKEFEEIRGGRGGNEERMSAASRSSPKGLRDVKSPTWSRDSGSEQTRVVRGGGRDEGKGKSSTSKSRSSPTWSKDSGSEQSKSVEVGKKGEVEAKSIEMEVKSVASGSKSIEMEVKSVSSGSSSEMEEGELEPEPESVHQVVKKDKNDNEKGGQENVLSDADHREVEPEREAKDQVNKVEREPDKASISEGKDGKEVDEMQNCEKNSNDNSVTEDKAGNVDDDESGKEAESLKEASGCKEDESREMVIEKPIFLEGKSRQEKDIDLEAKVEEVEVPESNKELEEENGGAEVDTGLITEGPCQSLKDKGKSVAISPTLGADSAEDGACIGRESRKLATCRDEDDVEGPSTRGFELFTSSPVRRAQKAEQSGVSKPKDEKLVLEPLDLSLSLPNVLLPIGAAKDAPQAPGSPSNGRSVQSFSTFRTNSDGFTASMSFSGSQSFFHNPSCSLTQNSLDMDNYEQSVHSRPIFQGVDQAIWQGQAQNDSKLKDVPLYQRVLMNGNGSFHQAQALQGMSNGQTSQGSSKMANGLERQLSFHKHMSGGQSRNPDETRSPSHSVGSHDIGSNYSLEKKRAMREKHGGSLYRSNSQKEQEQLLIGGADFVETIISRIVSDPIHAMAKKFHEMTGHSASLVKESIREIMLNVDKQGQLYAFQNALQNRSDLTLDMLLKSHRFQLEILVALKTGLREYLQVDNNVSSSDLAEVFLNLRCRNLACRSPLPVDECDCKVCARKNGFCSACMCLVCSKFDMAYQTCSWVGCDVCLHWCHADCALRKSYIRNGRSATGAQGTGEVQFHCVACDHPSEMFGFVKEVFQNFAKTWTAETFCKELEYVKRIFSASKDFRGRQLHEIANRMLEKLANKHNLSEVYSNIMGFLTGKYSLFFSFCVCKSMPYPF, from the coding sequence ATGAAGAGATTGAGATCGAGTGATGATCTCGATTCCTATAATGAGAAGGGCTCTGCTAAAGATTCGAATCCCAGTCGATCGTCTCGAAGCTTTTACTACAAATCTGATAATGTACGGAAGGGATTGATGTCCACTTCATCTTCGTCGAGCAGGTACGATCGGGATCGATCCATGGATGATGATAGTCGGGAGAGCTCCAGGATGGTTCGGAAGAGGTCCGATCATGATTTCGATAGCTTTGATCGGAGAAAAGGGGTTGGCGTAGGGTTTGATAGGTATAGTAGTAGAGAAGGGTATGGTGGAGGTGGAGTTGGTGGTGGCAGTGATAGAAATATTCATCGATCTGAGAGCTTTTGTGGGTCGCGGAGGGAGTTTCCGAAAGGGTTTAGATCTGAGAGGGACAGGTCCAGAAGAGAAGGCAGTGTTTCATCTTGGAGGAGATTTGGTAGTGGGAATAAGGAGTTTGAAGAGATTAGAGGTGGTAGAGGTGGAAATGAGGAGAGAATGAGTGCTGCTTCTAGGTCTTCTCCTAAGGGATTGAGGGATGTGAAGTCGCCCACATGGTCCAGGGATTCGGGGAGTGAGCAAACCAGGGTGGTGAGAGGCGGTGGGAGGGATGAGGGGAAGGGGAAATCATCAACTTCAAAGTCGAGGTCATCACCCACATGGTCAAAGGATTCAGGAAGTGAGCAATCAAAAAGCGTGGAGGTAGGAAAGAAGGGTGAAGTGGAGGCTAAGAGCATTGAAATGGAGGTGAAGAGTGTTGCTAGTGGGAGTAAGAGCATTGAAATGGAGGTAAAGAGTGTCTCTAGTGGAAGTAGtagtgaaatggaagaaggggagcTCGAGCCAGAACCTGAATCAGTTCATCAAGTTGTCAAGAAAGATAAAAATGATAATGAAAAAGGAGGGCAAGAGAATGTTTTGTCTGATGCTGATCACAGAGAGGTTGAGCCTGAAAGAGAGGCAAAGGATCAAGTAAATAAGGTAGAAAGGGAACCTGATAAAGCAAGTATTTCTGAGGGAAAagatgggaaagaagttgatgagATGCAAAATTGTGAGAAGAATTCAAATGATAATAGTGTTACCGAAGACAAAGCTGGCAATGTGGATGATGATGAAAGCGGTAAGGAGGCTGAGAGTTTGAAGGAAGCAAGCGGGTGCAAGGAGGATGAAAGTCGGGAAATGGTGATTGAGAAGCCTATATTTTTGGAAGGTAAAAGTAGGCAAGAAAAGGATATCGATCTTGAGGCAAAGGTGGAGGAAGTTGAAGTGCCGGAGTCAAATAAAGAACTTGAAGAGGAGAATGGAGGGGCTGAAGTGGATACTGGTCTGATTACAGAGGGTCCATGCCAAAGTTTGAAGGATAAAGGCAAAAGTGTGGCCATTTCACCAACCCTTGGTGCTGATTCTGCTGAAGATGGTGCATGTATTGGGAGAGAATCTAGAAAACTCGCAACTTGCAGGGATGAAGATgatgtggaaggaccaagtactaGGGGATTTGAGTTGTTCACTAGCTCTCCTGTTAGAAGGGCACAAAAAGCAGAGCAATCAGGTGTTAGTAAGCCAAAAGATGAAAAGCTGGTGTTGGAGCCGCTTGATCTTTCTCTTAGCTTACCCAATGTTTTGTTACCCATTGGGGCTGCTAAAGATGCACCACAGGCTCCTGGTTCCCCTAGCAACGGGAGAAGTGTACAGTCTTTTAGCACATTTCGTACAAATTCTGATGGGTTTACTGCGTCTATGTCTTTTTCAGGTTCTCAGTCATTTTTTCACAACCCAAGCTGTTCTTTAACACAGAATTCATTGGACATGGACAACTATGAACAATCTGTTCACAGTCGTCCTATATTTCAGGGAGTTGATCAAGCTATTTGGCAGGGCCAGGCCCAAAATGATTCTAAGCTTAAAGATGTTCCCTTATAtcaaagagttttgatgaatggAAATGGCTCTTTTCATCAGGCTCAAGCATTACAAGGTATGTCAAATGGTCAAACATCGCAAGGAAGCTCTAAAATGGCCAATGGACTGGAAAGGCAGTTGAGTTTTCATAAGCATATGTCGGGAGGACAGTCAAGGAATCCTGATGAAACTAGATCTCCTTCACACAGTGTTGGGTCTCATGATATTGGTTCAAATTATAGCCTCGAGAAGAAACGAGCCATGAGAGAGAAACATGGTGGCAGCCTATATAGGAGTAATAGCCAGAAGGAACAAGAACAGCTTTTGATAGGCGGGGCAGATTTTGTTGAGACTATCATCAGCAGAATAGTGTCTGATCCTATTCATGCAATGGCTAAGAAATTCCATGAAATGACAGGACATTCTGCATCTCTAGTGAAGGAGAGTATCCGTGAGATCATGTTAAACGTTGATAAGCAAGGACAACTATATGCATTTCAGAATGCTCTGCAAAACAGGTCTGACTTAACCTTGGATATGCTACTGAAATCCCATCGGTTTCAATTAGAAATCTTGGTTGCCTTAAAAACTGGTCTTCGGGAATATCTTCAAGTAGACAATAATGTTTCATCTTCTGATTTGGCGGAGGTTTTCCTGAACTTAAGATGTAGAAATCTAGCTTGTCGGAGTCCTTTGCCTGTGGATGAATGTGATTGCAAAGTTTGTGCAAGGAAGAATGGTTTTTGTAGTGCATGTATGTGCCTTGTGTGTTCAAAGTTTGACATGGCATATCAAACGTGTAGTTGGGTTGGGTGTGATGTTTGTCTTCATTGGTGCCATGCTGATTGTGCATTGCGGAAGTCATACATTAGAAATGGTAGGAGTGCTACTGGGGCTCAAGGAACTGGTGAGGTACAGTTTCATTGTGTTGCTTGTGATCACCCCTCTGAGATGTTTGGGTTTGTCAAGGAGGTTTTTCAGAACTTTGCAAAGACGTGGACAGCAGAAACATTTTGCAAGGAACTTGAGTATGTGAAGAGAATTTTTAGTGCTAGCAAGGATTTTAGGGGGAGGCAGCTGCATGAAATTGCTAATCGGATGCTAGAAAAATTGGCAAATAAGCATAATCTTTCTGAGGTTTATAGTAATATCATGGGCTTCTTGACCGGTAAGTACTCtttatttttcagtttttgtgtttgTAAATCTATGCCTTATCCATTTTAG
- the LOC110656822 gene encoding uncharacterized protein LOC110656822 isoform X2, with the protein MQVSVGRVDFLSLWISFCQAQSKCVVYIKCYRGSVRIVVQRIQENREFWSGSFEIISLTMLTKCLNTTKSKNLSTTPTEKEVPSATKMMRSSGCWEVMSIFSMKKQLVHMLKQDIPGVSWTNNASYLRMFSSKYRAQFHIQTPFCL; encoded by the exons ATGCAGGTTTCTGTGGGCAGAGTGGACTTCTTATCCCTATGGATTAGCTTTTGCCAG GCACAAAGCAAATGTGTAGTTTACATCAAAT GTTATAGAGGGAGTGTTAGAATAGTAGTGCAGAGAATACAAGAAAACAGAGAATTTTGGAGTGGAAGCTTTGAAATCATCTCACTTACAATGCTTACAAAATGTTTAAATACAACAAAAAGTAAAAATCTATCAACTACTCCAACAGAAAAGGAGGTGCCTTCTGCTACCAAAATGATGAGATCATCAGGATGCTGGGAAGTCATGAGCATTTTCTCAAT GAAGAAACAATTGGTTCACATGCTGAAGCAG GATATTCCCGGAGTTTCTTGGACCAACAATGCGAGTTATTTGAGAATGTTTTCCTCAAAATACAGAGCTCAATTCCACATTCAAACACCATTCTGCCTATGA